From the Methanobacterium spitsbergense genome, one window contains:
- the frhA gene encoding coenzyme F420 hydrogenase subunit alpha: MSEKIVISPTSRQEGHAELVMDVDDEGIVTKGRYFSITPVRGLEKIVTGKVPETAPVIVQRICGVCPIPHTLASVEAIDDSLGIEIPKAARQLRELTLAAHTVNSHAIHHFLIAADFVPENLMATAINSVSEIRKTVQYVVDMVAGEGIHPSDVRIGGMASNISELARKRLYARTKALIPKVDAHIDLIVGLVADKDLPAGLGVTNAPTLATHHTYGDRTKFDLDRFTEIMPETWYDDPEVGKRACSTIPLYDGRNVEVGPRARAAVFGGYSGEGVVAQHVARAMEMKTNMSKIVDILGELDTSAPVMADYDVTGTNKLGIGAIEGPRGMDVHMAQIADGKTQFYSCLVPTTWNIPTMGPATEGFHHEFGPHVIRAYDPCLSCATHVIVVDDDDRSVLKNEMVRI; the protein is encoded by the coding sequence TTGAGCGAAAAAATAGTTATATCGCCAACGTCACGACAGGAAGGACATGCAGAATTAGTCATGGATGTCGATGATGAAGGAATCGTAACTAAGGGGCGATACTTTAGTATTACTCCTGTTAGAGGTCTTGAGAAAATAGTAACAGGCAAAGTTCCAGAAACAGCACCTGTAATAGTACAGAGAATCTGTGGTGTCTGTCCTATACCTCACACTCTAGCATCAGTAGAAGCTATAGACGACTCTTTAGGTATTGAGATACCAAAAGCAGCTAGGCAGTTAAGAGAGCTAACACTAGCAGCTCACACAGTTAACAGCCATGCAATACACCACTTCTTGATCGCAGCTGACTTCGTACCTGAAAACCTAATGGCAACAGCCATAAACTCTGTTTCCGAGATAAGGAAAACAGTACAGTACGTCGTTGATATGGTTGCCGGAGAAGGTATACACCCATCAGATGTTAGAATCGGTGGAATGGCAAGTAACATAAGTGAACTTGCAAGGAAAAGGTTATATGCCCGTACAAAAGCACTTATACCAAAAGTTGATGCACACATTGACCTTATAGTAGGTTTAGTTGCAGACAAAGACCTCCCAGCAGGTTTAGGTGTTACAAACGCACCAACATTAGCCACACACCATACTTATGGTGACAGAACCAAATTCGATCTCGACAGGTTCACCGAAATCATGCCAGAAACATGGTATGACGACCCTGAAGTAGGTAAAAGAGCATGCTCGACCATACCTCTCTACGATGGTAGAAACGTAGAAGTAGGTCCAAGAGCTAGAGCAGCAGTCTTCGGAGGATACTCTGGTGAGGGTGTCGTTGCTCAACACGTTGCAAGAGCAATGGAAATGAAAACCAATATGTCCAAAATTGTAGATATTCTTGGTGAATTAGACACATCAGCTCCTGTAATGGCAGACTACGACGTAACTGGTACTAACAAACTTGGTATTGGTGCAATCGAAGGTCCAAGGGGAATGGATGTACACATGGCCCAGATCGCAGATGGAAAAACACAGTTCTACAGCTGCCTAGTCCCAACAACTTGGAACATTCCAACCATGGGACCAGCAACCGAAGGATTCCACCACGAATTCGGACCTCATGTAATACGAGCATACGACCCTTGTCTATCATGCGCAACCCACGTGATTGTAGTTGACGATGACGACAGGAGCGTCCTTAAAA
- a CDS encoding PepSY domain-containing protein produces the protein MIDKKILISIVIVLLIGVAAASYQITTKTPGIWQPSVSQAQTAVDHGSSGASSSAAQTQTGSQSPSTTSSGQSGTEGVDVKVSPSDAQTIAQNHNLEANTITGTPKLITLDGKQLYYVPIFDKNNNQIGEIYVNAQTGKTSLE, from the coding sequence ATGATTGACAAGAAAATATTAATATCCATTGTAATTGTACTTTTAATAGGCGTTGCAGCTGCGAGTTATCAGATTACAACTAAAACTCCAGGAATATGGCAACCAAGTGTCTCTCAGGCTCAAACAGCAGTAGATCATGGATCTTCAGGAGCTTCCTCATCAGCAGCACAGACACAGACAGGATCACAATCTCCATCAACAACCTCGTCTGGACAAAGTGGAACTGAAGGAGTGGATGTGAAAGTATCCCCATCAGACGCTCAGACAATTGCTCAAAATCATAATTTGGAAGCCAACACTATAACCGGCACACCAAAGCTCATAACTTTGGATGGAAAACAATTATATTATGTTCCAATTTTTGATAAAAATAATAATCAAATTGGAGAGATATATGTAAATGCTCAAACAGGTAAAACTAGTTTGGAATAA
- a CDS encoding proteasome assembly chaperone family protein: MVKMVETEVECCKIVSEDVKDAIVLEGSPELGLIGNILGWLLVEELKMKQIGYIDSKEFPPLAVLYKGIAIHPFRVYSTDGIVLFLSDFIIPPNVSYDMSNAIVDWMERNNSKGLITFNSMVVMEKTGSVAGAANSEEALKKLGELDLPILPFGNVNGLSGSLLTKTAIKNIPASCLFAEVLNQYPDPRAAASLVNVLNKMLNIDVNAQPLLKEADEIEERLKELAKRVQSENEPESPIYS, translated from the coding sequence ATGGTTAAGATGGTTGAGACAGAAGTAGAGTGTTGTAAAATAGTATCAGAAGATGTTAAAGATGCAATAGTTCTAGAAGGATCACCAGAATTAGGCCTTATTGGTAATATACTTGGATGGTTACTTGTTGAAGAACTTAAAATGAAGCAGATTGGATATATAGATTCTAAAGAATTTCCTCCACTTGCGGTTTTATACAAAGGTATCGCAATTCATCCATTTAGAGTATACAGTACAGATGGAATTGTATTGTTCCTATCAGATTTCATAATACCGCCAAATGTTTCATATGACATGTCCAATGCAATAGTGGATTGGATGGAGAGAAACAACAGTAAAGGACTAATCACATTTAACAGTATGGTAGTAATGGAAAAAACTGGCTCTGTTGCAGGAGCAGCTAACTCAGAAGAAGCCCTTAAAAAATTAGGCGAACTTGATCTTCCGATTTTACCATTTGGAAATGTTAATGGACTTTCAGGCTCGTTATTAACAAAAACAGCAATAAAAAACATACCTGCCTCATGTCTGTTTGCAGAGGTTTTGAATCAATACCCAGATCCAAGGGCTGCAGCAAGTTTAGTGAATGTTTTAAATAAGATGTTGAATATAGATGTGAATGCACAACCATTATTAAAAGAAGCAGATGAGATAGAAGAAAGACTCAAAGAATTAGCAAAACGCGTTCAAAGTGAAAATGAGCCTGAATCTCCAATATACAGTTAA
- a CDS encoding DUF5518 domain-containing protein has protein sequence MNKDVIKWRPIIIGIITVIALYIVSNILSGLNISLIDLLLAGIAVGFMVGGDIKVGAINGGIFGVIGGVILTIILLIMYYIAGYSSVLGLLVFSLLTYLILGIIIALVGGILGSVIKIESEKRYPEQEIVESK, from the coding sequence ATTAATAAAGATGTAATTAAATGGAGGCCAATAATAATTGGCATAATTACGGTAATAGCATTATACATTGTATCAAATATTCTATCTGGCTTAAATATATCATTAATTGACCTTTTACTAGCAGGAATAGCTGTTGGTTTTATGGTTGGTGGAGATATCAAAGTAGGTGCAATTAACGGTGGAATTTTTGGAGTTATTGGTGGAGTTATTTTGACCATTATACTGTTGATAATGTACTACATTGCAGGATACAGTTCAGTGTTAGGACTTTTGGTATTTAGTCTATTAACCTATCTGATTTTAGGAATAATAATTGCATTAGTAGGAGGAATACTTGGATCTGTAATTAAAATAGAATCAGAAAAAAGATATCCCGAACAAGAAATAGTTGAATCAAAATAA
- a CDS encoding class I SAM-dependent methyltransferase gives MKQKLKGVSKTLLIPLWTRAFETKQPILFIKDEKAVEIMENIGYDFTKFDDEWPTQVSIAVRTELLDNATKVFIKNHPQAVIINIGCGLDTRFSRLDNGKIHWYDLDLPEAIQIRKQFFDETYRYKMIAKSVFDYSWIDDIKTNPSVLIIAEGILMYFTKHEVTGLLNKLVESFHDAEMILEAIPASLVKQSENQNLIKKQYNIEAQFHWGIKNGKNLERINDKIKYLEDWHYFDYHKDRWKFIRWFSLIPLFKNRFGNRIVHLRFY, from the coding sequence ATGAAACAAAAATTGAAAGGCGTATCTAAAACATTGTTGATCCCTCTTTGGACCAGGGCTTTTGAGACAAAACAACCCATCCTATTTATTAAAGATGAAAAAGCTGTTGAAATAATGGAAAATATAGGATACGATTTCACTAAATTTGATGATGAATGGCCCACTCAAGTAAGCATAGCTGTAAGGACTGAACTTCTAGATAATGCAACAAAGGTTTTCATAAAAAATCATCCTCAAGCTGTTATTATAAACATAGGCTGCGGCCTTGACACACGATTTTCAAGATTGGACAATGGCAAAATCCACTGGTATGATCTTGACCTACCCGAAGCAATCCAAATTCGAAAACAATTTTTTGATGAAACATACAGATACAAAATGATAGCCAAATCTGTTTTCGATTACTCATGGATAGACGATATTAAAACCAACCCATCCGTTTTAATAATAGCAGAAGGAATACTTATGTATTTTACTAAACATGAAGTGACAGGATTGTTAAATAAATTGGTTGAATCTTTTCACGATGCAGAAATGATACTTGAAGCAATACCTGCTTCATTGGTTAAACAAAGTGAAAATCAAAATCTTATCAAAAAACAATATAATATAGAAGCTCAATTCCATTGGGGGATAAAAAACGGAAAAAATTTAGAAAGAATAAATGATAAAATTAAGTATCTTGAAGATTGGCATTATTTTGATTATCATAAAGATAGATGGAAATTTATACGCTGGTTTTCTTTAATTCCACTATTTAAAAACAGATTCGGTAATCGGATCGTACATTTGAGATTTTATTGA
- a CDS encoding TIGR00375 family protein has translation MIINADLHIHGRYSIATSKNMIPSVMAPQAKLKGLDLVATGDALHQKWMALVEETTEESSDGIFSLKDSVRDQESSENNESKFILTTEVEDIKRVHHLIIFPSIESAKIIRSKMKGNMDADGRPRVRMNGKEIMEIAHEYGCIIGPAHAFTPWTSIYKEYDSIKDCYGKMPDFLELGLSADSDMADTIEELQNIPFLTNSDAHSPWPHRLGREFNELEISKLTFEGVRDAILNKNINANYGFDPRLGKYHLTACSKCYTQYAIEDAIKMKMRCPCGGKIKKGVDYRIHELSKWKKPHHPMHRPPYIHILPLAEIISITHGKGVTTVFVQKIWKEMVMKFNDEITALIHAPMKDLKIIDPKVADVIKAFRNNTLQIKSGGGGEYGEIILPTESQNSTLNLFM, from the coding sequence ATGATTATAAATGCAGATCTACACATACATGGCCGTTATTCTATAGCAACTTCTAAAAACATGATTCCTTCTGTTATGGCTCCTCAAGCAAAGCTTAAAGGACTGGATCTGGTTGCGACTGGTGATGCACTACACCAGAAATGGATGGCATTGGTGGAAGAAACCACAGAAGAATCATCAGATGGAATATTTTCTTTAAAGGATAGTGTTAGGGATCAAGAGTCATCAGAAAATAATGAATCTAAATTCATTTTAACAACAGAAGTAGAAGATATCAAAAGGGTTCACCATCTTATAATTTTCCCATCAATTGAATCTGCGAAGATTATAAGAAGCAAAATGAAGGGGAATATGGATGCTGATGGTAGGCCCAGAGTAAGAATGAATGGAAAAGAAATAATGGAAATAGCACATGAATATGGATGTATAATTGGCCCGGCTCATGCATTCACACCTTGGACCAGTATTTACAAGGAATATGATAGTATTAAAGACTGCTATGGTAAAATGCCCGATTTTCTTGAATTAGGTCTTTCTGCAGATTCTGATATGGCAGACACAATTGAAGAGTTACAGAACATCCCTTTTTTAACCAATTCGGATGCACATTCTCCATGGCCACATCGTCTTGGAAGAGAGTTTAATGAGCTTGAAATTAGTAAGTTAACCTTTGAAGGGGTTAGGGATGCAATTTTAAATAAGAATATCAATGCTAATTATGGATTCGATCCAAGACTTGGAAAGTACCATCTTACAGCATGTTCAAAGTGTTATACACAATACGCAATTGAAGATGCTATAAAAATGAAAATGAGATGTCCATGTGGAGGTAAAATAAAGAAAGGTGTTGATTATAGGATACATGAGCTTTCAAAGTGGAAAAAACCACACCACCCTATGCATAGGCCACCTTATATACACATACTTCCATTAGCAGAGATCATAAGTATCACTCATGGCAAAGGTGTTACAACAGTTTTTGTACAGAAAATATGGAAAGAAATGGTAATGAAATTCAATGACGAAATTACTGCACTTATACACGCGCCAATGAAAGACCTAAAAATTATAGATCCCAAAGTTGCAGATGTTATAAAGGCATTTAGAAACAACACATTACAAATAAAATCTGGTGGAGGAGGAGAGTATGGTGAAATTATACTCCCTACTGAAAGTCAAAACAGCACCCTTAATTTGTTCATGTGA
- a CDS encoding proteasome assembly chaperone family protein: MKETFIKTIENVDLNEPIFIEALPGIGHVGKLVAEHMIHELNAVKFAELYSPAFPPQVFVDENGIIEPMKNEFYYLKSHGEDNRDYIILVGNTQGLSPEGQYEICSAIIDFVGKHGVKQIYTLGGLGTGQPVDKPKVFGAATTKELAEMLKGHNVTLRTADGGIIGASGLILGLGMSNDMMGVCLMGETPGYFIDAEASKAVLTILQKILKVELDIAKLEERAEETRKMISKAQQMEKEMSDRMNIIQGEEDLRYIG; this comes from the coding sequence ATGAAGGAAACTTTTATTAAAACCATAGAAAATGTAGATCTTAATGAACCCATATTCATAGAGGCTCTTCCAGGTATAGGTCATGTTGGAAAACTGGTTGCAGAGCACATGATCCACGAGTTAAATGCAGTAAAATTTGCTGAACTTTACTCACCAGCCTTTCCACCACAAGTTTTTGTGGATGAAAACGGAATTATTGAACCTATGAAAAATGAGTTCTACTATCTTAAATCTCATGGTGAAGATAATAGAGATTACATAATTCTTGTTGGGAATACTCAGGGATTAAGTCCAGAAGGTCAGTACGAGATTTGTAGTGCAATCATTGACTTTGTTGGAAAACATGGTGTCAAACAGATATACACACTTGGAGGTCTTGGAACAGGACAGCCAGTAGATAAACCCAAAGTTTTTGGCGCTGCAACCACAAAGGAGCTTGCTGAAATGTTAAAAGGTCACAATGTCACCTTAAGAACTGCTGATGGGGGAATTATCGGTGCTTCTGGTCTTATATTGGGTTTAGGCATGTCAAATGATATGATGGGTGTATGTTTAATGGGTGAAACACCTGGTTACTTCATTGATGCAGAAGCATCAAAGGCAGTACTTACCATACTTCAAAAAATACTCAAAGTTGAACTTGATATTGCAAAACTTGAGGAAAGAGCTGAAGAAACCCGTAAAATGATATCCAAAGCTCAACAGATGGAAAAAGAAATGAGCGACCGCATGAACATTATCCAAGGCGAAGAAGATCTTCGTTATATAGGATAA
- a CDS encoding RNA-protein complex protein Nop10: MKLKMKKCKSCGEYTLKDNCPCKGEVGVIYPPKYSPEDKYGKYRRILKKTALEERKGVG, translated from the coding sequence ATGAAGCTTAAAATGAAAAAGTGTAAGTCTTGTGGAGAATACACTCTTAAGGATAATTGCCCCTGCAAGGGGGAGGTAGGGGTCATCTACCCTCCAAAATACTCTCCTGAAGATAAATACGGTAAATATAGACGTATTCTTAAAAAAACAGCTCTTGAAGAGCGAAAAGGAGTTGGTTAG
- a CDS encoding translation initiation factor IF-2 subunit alpha, whose amino-acid sequence MVRMRKEWPDEGDLVVGTVHKVLNYGAFGSLEEYDGKEVFIHISEVSSGWVKNIRDYVRENQKIVARVLRVNPKKGHVDVSLKRIREDQRTRKIQQWKIEQKAEKLLEFSAKSLEKDLDAGYEEVGYGIMEEFGDLYGAFEIAAEEGAKALMDRGMDEEWANAITEVAKKNISPPEVNITGYVDLKSYSPNGVDVIKKALGAINGEEISVQCVGAPRYRLMVKSSDYITAETLLKEAADKAIEVVLEEGGEGTFQRELE is encoded by the coding sequence ATGGTAAGAATGAGAAAAGAATGGCCAGATGAAGGTGATCTGGTAGTGGGAACTGTTCACAAGGTTTTGAACTACGGTGCATTCGGAAGTCTCGAGGAATATGATGGTAAAGAAGTTTTTATACACATATCCGAGGTTTCTTCTGGTTGGGTTAAAAACATAAGGGATTATGTTAGGGAAAATCAGAAAATCGTTGCTAGAGTTTTACGTGTTAACCCCAAAAAAGGACATGTTGATGTTTCACTTAAGAGAATAAGGGAAGATCAGCGTACAAGGAAAATCCAACAGTGGAAGATCGAGCAGAAAGCTGAAAAACTGCTAGAATTCTCTGCAAAAAGTCTTGAAAAGGATCTTGATGCAGGTTATGAAGAAGTCGGTTATGGGATCATGGAAGAATTCGGAGATCTCTATGGTGCATTTGAAATAGCTGCAGAAGAAGGTGCAAAAGCACTCATGGATCGTGGTATGGATGAAGAGTGGGCTAACGCAATAACTGAGGTAGCTAAAAAGAATATATCCCCTCCTGAAGTTAATATAACAGGATATGTTGATTTAAAATCATACTCTCCTAACGGTGTGGATGTTATTAAGAAGGCACTTGGAGCAATAAATGGTGAAGAGATTTCTGTTCAGTGTGTTGGGGCTCCAAGGTACAGATTAATGGTTAAGTCATCAGATTATATAACTGCAGAAACCCTCCTTAAGGAAGCAGCAGACAAAGCAATTGAAGTTGTTTTGGAGGAGGGAGGCGAAGGTACCTTCCAACGTGAACTCGAATGA
- a CDS encoding 30S ribosomal protein S27e, with protein sequence MANYKSNKSNFLRVKCVDCGNQQVVFDHAASNVQCIICGKTLVKPKGGKSEITAQIVEVLD encoded by the coding sequence ATGGCAAATTATAAAAGTAACAAAAGTAACTTTCTAAGGGTTAAATGTGTTGACTGTGGTAACCAGCAGGTAGTTTTTGACCATGCTGCATCCAATGTACAATGCATAATATGTGGAAAAACCCTAGTTAAACCAAAAGGCGGAAAATCTGAGATAACAGCTCAGATTGTTGAAGTCTTAGATTAA
- a CDS encoding 50S ribosomal protein L44e: MKIPKERRTYCPSCKKHAIHEVLEAKRRKASELKWGQRQFRRVTSGYRGYPRPLPSRNKPIKKLDLRYKCKECGKSHIKRSSFRAGKVEFVM; this comes from the coding sequence ATGAAGATTCCTAAAGAAAGGAGAACTTACTGTCCAAGTTGTAAAAAACACGCAATTCACGAAGTATTAGAAGCAAAAAGAAGAAAAGCAAGTGAGCTCAAGTGGGGTCAGAGGCAGTTTAGAAGGGTTACAAGCGGATACAGAGGTTACCCAAGGCCACTTCCATCAAGGAACAAGCCAATTAAAAAACTGGACCTTAGATATAAATGTAAGGAATGTGGAAAGTCCCACATCAAGAGATCATCCTTCAGAGCAGGTAAAGTAGAATTCGTAATGTAG
- the pcn gene encoding proliferating cell nuclear antigen (pcna): protein MFKAVLSDSNVLKTSFEAISSIVDEVQMKADSEGLRLDALDRSHITFVHLELKAALFDIYSCDEPLKINVDTEELMKVLKRAKSDDVVELTVDEGNLILTFEDEARRTFKIRLIDIEYEAPSPPDLDYPSIFEIPFSLLKNSIQDIGIVSDKIALMVDEDKFIASAEGEFGDAKIEYLHGEKISENAKSVFSLEKIKEMLKADKFSDTAVLSLGNDMPLNLSMKMVSEEGELSFLLAPRIESEE from the coding sequence ATGTTCAAAGCGGTTTTAAGTGATTCAAATGTATTAAAAACAAGTTTCGAAGCTATTTCTTCAATTGTGGATGAAGTTCAAATGAAAGCAGACAGCGAAGGATTAAGGCTTGATGCATTAGACAGATCCCACATCACATTCGTGCATTTAGAGCTCAAAGCAGCGCTTTTTGATATATATTCCTGTGACGAACCATTGAAGATCAATGTAGATACTGAAGAACTAATGAAAGTTCTTAAGAGGGCAAAAAGTGATGATGTAGTTGAACTTACAGTTGATGAAGGTAATTTGATTCTTACATTTGAGGATGAAGCAAGACGTACCTTCAAGATTAGACTTATAGATATAGAATATGAGGCTCCAAGCCCTCCAGATCTAGATTATCCAAGTATATTTGAAATTCCATTTTCCCTACTTAAAAATTCGATTCAGGATATAGGTATAGTTTCTGATAAGATTGCTTTAATGGTTGATGAGGACAAGTTTATTGCATCTGCTGAGGGAGAATTTGGGGATGCAAAAATAGAATATCTACACGGTGAGAAAATATCTGAAAATGCAAAGTCAGTTTTCTCTCTTGAGAAAATAAAAGAGATGTTAAAAGCCGATAAATTTTCTGATACTGCAGTTTTAAGTCTTGGAAATGATATGCCTCTTAATTTGTCCATGAAAATGGTTTCAGAAGAGGGTGAACTAAGTTTCCTTTTAGCTCCAAGGATAGAAAGTGAGGAATAG
- a CDS encoding DUF308 domain-containing protein, translating to MVEDLDKDTEKKLENSKDNVEGKGNDKSPESKGSSISGIISKIKKFTIADDLDPEITANKKTEDKDSKNSFKVYSNNSNKKDVTSQNNVKSEDHDFNITDILSGHDSIDSLKNKKDKIIKASAILIGGFLIVYGLVLISTSVTKVADNVIFGEGATLSAFLILVGILIIVAAFAQSILNKTFLNKIHTELEVAEGRSESDDGSKKVKDENGNKIDKDNKDNIVEENKR from the coding sequence TTGGTGGAGGATTTGGATAAGGACACTGAGAAAAAATTGGAAAATTCAAAAGATAATGTCGAAGGGAAGGGTAATGACAAATCCCCTGAATCTAAAGGCTCTTCTATTTCGGGAATCATTTCTAAAATCAAGAAGTTCACTATTGCAGATGATCTAGACCCTGAAATAACAGCTAATAAAAAAACAGAAGATAAAGATTCTAAAAACTCCTTCAAAGTGTATTCAAACAATTCTAATAAAAAGGATGTAACTTCTCAAAATAACGTTAAAAGTGAAGATCATGATTTCAATATCACAGATATTTTGAGTGGTCACGATTCTATTGATTCACTGAAAAATAAAAAGGACAAAATAATTAAAGCCTCTGCAATATTAATTGGTGGATTTTTAATTGTTTATGGGTTGGTTCTTATTTCCACATCAGTTACTAAGGTTGCTGATAATGTAATATTTGGAGAAGGAGCTACTCTATCCGCATTTCTAATATTAGTGGGTATTTTGATAATTGTGGCTGCATTTGCTCAGAGTATTTTGAATAAAACTTTCCTCAACAAAATACATACAGAACTTGAAGTTGCAGAGGGAAGGTCTGAATCAGATGATGGTTCCAAGAAAGTTAAAGATGAAAATGGTAATAAGATAGATAAGGATAATAAGGATAATATAGTTGAAGAAAATAAAAGGTAA
- a CDS encoding transcription factor S, with protein sequence MEFCPKCGTVMFPKGDCFECKNCEYTTKITKESVKEYEISEKVSTNDSIIVTSDDIQTLPTTTVKCPKCDNKEASWWLIQTRGADESETRFFRCTKCSCTWREYD encoded by the coding sequence ATGGAATTTTGTCCTAAATGCGGTACAGTCATGTTTCCTAAAGGTGACTGTTTCGAATGTAAAAACTGTGAATACACAACAAAGATAACAAAGGAATCTGTAAAGGAATACGAAATTTCTGAAAAGGTATCAACAAATGATAGCATAATTGTTACAAGTGATGATATCCAAACACTACCCACAACCACCGTTAAATGTCCTAAATGTGATAATAAGGAAGCATCTTGGTGGCTTATCCAAACTCGTGGTGCAGATGAATCTGAAACAAGGTTTTTCAGATGTACCAAGTGTTCTTGCACATGGCGTGAGTATGACTAA
- a CDS encoding NUDIX hydrolase, translated as MKNPLLTVDTVIIHKESVTLIKRKNPPYKGSWALPGGFVEYDETVESAAIRETKEETGLDVTLGDIVGVYSNPERDPRGHIISICFLGKKIGGKLVADTDAAEVKYFCLDEVSTIDLAFDHGKILEDAFDLLNIK; from the coding sequence ATTAAAAATCCTCTTTTAACTGTAGATACAGTGATTATTCATAAAGAATCAGTTACACTCATAAAGCGTAAAAATCCGCCATACAAGGGATCATGGGCTTTGCCTGGTGGGTTTGTTGAATATGATGAAACTGTTGAGTCAGCTGCCATAAGAGAGACTAAAGAAGAAACAGGTCTTGATGTAACATTAGGAGATATAGTAGGAGTATACTCGAATCCTGAAAGAGATCCTAGGGGGCATATTATTTCCATATGTTTTTTGGGTAAAAAAATCGGCGGAAAGCTTGTGGCTGATACAGACGCTGCTGAAGTTAAATATTTTTGTTTAGACGAAGTTTCAACCATAGATCTGGCATTTGATCATGGAAAAATTCTTGAAGATGCATTTGACTTGCTGAATATTAAGTAG
- a CDS encoding DUF99 family protein has protein sequence MKKRNEKKKFRIIKKEIRILGVDDSPVPSHTKDEVLLVGTVFRAGSWLDGVLSTYIHGDGTDATNKITEMVKNSRNLGQLGVIMLDGITFGGFNLVNIRQIFESTGVPVIVIMRRTPNFDRIKKALQRFEDFEDRWSNVLEAGEVYKVNNSESVCMQIHGIEREDAEDIVKLSTTRSAIPEPLRVAHIIAAGIINGESKGRA, from the coding sequence ATGAAAAAAAGAAATGAAAAAAAGAAATTCCGGATAATAAAAAAGGAAATAAGAATTTTGGGCGTTGATGATTCGCCAGTTCCTTCCCATACAAAAGATGAAGTATTGTTGGTAGGCACTGTTTTCAGAGCAGGTAGCTGGTTAGATGGTGTTTTAAGCACATATATCCATGGTGACGGCACAGATGCAACAAATAAGATAACCGAGATGGTTAAAAATTCAAGAAATCTTGGCCAGCTAGGAGTGATCATGCTTGATGGCATCACATTTGGTGGTTTCAACTTAGTTAATATCCGTCAGATATTTGAATCAACAGGTGTACCTGTTATTGTGATAATGCGAAGAACTCCAAATTTTGATCGAATAAAAAAAGCTCTACAAAGATTTGAAGATTTTGAAGATAGGTGGAGTAATGTTCTTGAAGCAGGAGAAGTTTACAAGGTAAACAATTCTGAATCAGTATGTATGCAGATACATGGGATTGAGAGAGAAGATGCAGAAGATATAGTTAAACTTTCAACCACAAGAAGTGCAATACCCGAACCTTTGAGAGTTGCACACATTATAGCAGCAGGCATCATAAACGGGGAATCAAAGGGAAGAGCCTAA
- a CDS encoding DNA-directed RNA polymerase subunit L, whose translation MKVLKDTKKELEIEITGETHSLCNTLRKTLMEDEDVEAAAYVIEHPIIGEPKLYVKAKNPKKSLKKAAETVKSRCNEFKDLIDSSEDEKKK comes from the coding sequence ATGAAGGTATTAAAGGATACAAAGAAAGAACTTGAGATAGAAATAACTGGAGAAACTCATTCATTATGCAACACTTTAAGAAAGACACTTATGGAGGATGAGGATGTTGAAGCAGCAGCATACGTTATAGAACATCCAATTATTGGAGAGCCAAAGTTATATGTTAAGGCTAAAAATCCGAAGAAATCCCTTAAAAAAGCTGCAGAAACAGTTAAATCAAGGTGTAATGAATTCAAAGATTTGATAGACTCTTCTGAAGATGAAAAAAAGAAATGA